In one Campylobacter insulaenigrae NCTC 12927 genomic region, the following are encoded:
- a CDS encoding aspartate ammonia-lyase: MGTRREHDFIGELEISDEVYYGVQTFRALENFQMSGRKLQDYPYFVKAFAQVKKAAALANKEVGVLDASKADAIAKACDRLIAGEFLDQFVVDMIQGGAGTSTNMNTNEVITNIALESMGHKKGEYQYLHPNDHTNLGQSTNDTYPSSIKVATYAKLTDLLNAMENLKVELEAKAREYKDVIKMGRTELEDAVPTTLGNTFNAFASYIKSDIAKITAARETMTFLNLGATAIGTGINCHPDYKFVVEKKLKEITGVDFKPAEDFIAATQDTADFVHVSGALKTAAVRLSKIANDLRLMNSGPRCGLGEINLPKMQPGSSIMPGKVNPVICEVVGEACYEVIGNDVTIMLCSERGEFELNAFEPGIAYSLFNSIVLLENAMKTLAQKAIKHLTANPEACKKLVLNSIGIVTAFNPILGYEKSASIAKEALETGKAVGDVCLERGYLTKAEIDEILAPEKMLNPHMTKERKA; encoded by the coding sequence ATGGGAACAAGAAGAGAACACGATTTTATTGGAGAATTAGAAATTTCTGATGAAGTTTATTATGGGGTACAAACCTTTCGGGCACTAGAAAATTTTCAAATGAGTGGTAGAAAATTACAAGATTATCCTTATTTTGTTAAAGCTTTTGCACAAGTAAAAAAAGCTGCCGCTCTTGCTAATAAAGAAGTTGGAGTTCTTGATGCTAGCAAAGCTGATGCTATTGCTAAAGCTTGCGATAGATTAATTGCTGGTGAATTTTTAGATCAATTTGTAGTGGATATGATACAAGGAGGTGCTGGTACTAGCACAAACATGAATACTAATGAGGTAATTACAAACATTGCACTTGAAAGCATGGGGCATAAAAAAGGTGAATACCAATATCTTCATCCAAACGACCATACAAATTTAGGTCAATCAACAAATGATACTTATCCAAGTTCAATTAAAGTTGCAACATATGCAAAACTAACTGATCTTTTAAATGCTATGGAAAATCTAAAAGTAGAATTAGAAGCAAAAGCAAGAGAATATAAAGACGTAATTAAAATGGGTAGAACCGAACTTGAAGACGCTGTTCCAACCACTTTAGGAAACACTTTTAACGCTTTTGCAAGTTATATTAAAAGCGATATTGCCAAAATCACAGCTGCTCGTGAAACTATGACATTTTTAAATCTAGGTGCAACTGCTATTGGTACAGGAATCAACTGCCATCCAGATTATAAATTTGTAGTTGAAAAAAAATTAAAAGAAATTACAGGAGTTGATTTTAAACCAGCTGAAGATTTTATAGCCGCAACTCAAGATACAGCTGATTTTGTTCATGTAAGCGGTGCTTTAAAAACTGCTGCAGTGAGACTTTCTAAAATTGCAAACGATTTAAGATTAATGAATTCAGGTCCAAGATGTGGATTAGGCGAAATAAATCTTCCTAAAATGCAACCAGGCAGCTCTATCATGCCAGGTAAAGTAAATCCTGTAATTTGTGAAGTTGTTGGAGAAGCTTGCTATGAAGTTATAGGCAATGATGTAACAATTATGCTTTGCTCAGAAAGAGGAGAATTTGAACTCAATGCATTCGAACCAGGTATTGCATATAGTCTATTTAATTCTATAGTATTGCTTGAAAATGCAATGAAAACACTAGCTCAAAAAGCTATTAAACACTTAACAGCAAATCCAGAAGCTTGCAAAAAACTTGTATTAAACTCAATTGGTATTGTTACAGCTTTCAATCCTATTTTAGGATATGAAAAATCAGCAAGCATTGCTAAAGAAGCTTTAGAAACTGGTAAAGCAGTTGGAGATGTTTGTCTTGAAAGGGGTTATTTAACAAAAGCTGAAATCGATGAAATTTTAGCACCAGAAAAAATGTTAAATCCTCACATGACCAAGGAAAGAAAAGCTTAA
- a CDS encoding radical SAM/SPASM domain-containing protein: protein MSFEKIYIELSDVCGLKCDFCPSIKGQRKKMDLDKFEHICKSVQGFAKIYTFHVLGDPLMNKHLKDYLNIANKYNMKIELTTSGFYFDDERIKLILNASNIHQVNISLAAFLSQSKININAYFKPILEFIFLHIKNKKSSFINLRLWNLDKNFVPPLENNQIYEFLQDIFCIKIHTNLEKNRLARHIILNQARLFKWPSLQDKILNEVGSCHALTKQIAILSDGTLVPCCLDVKADINLGNCFEQSFEELLHSSLYLDLKHGFQQRILKAELCKRCEFYKAQKFNLLF from the coding sequence ATGAGCTTTGAAAAAATATATATAGAATTAAGTGATGTTTGTGGTTTAAAATGTGATTTTTGCCCTAGTATAAAGGGCCAAAGAAAAAAAATGGATCTTGATAAATTTGAACATATATGCAAGAGTGTTCAAGGTTTTGCTAAAATTTATACTTTTCATGTTTTAGGTGATCCTTTGATGAATAAACATTTGAAAGATTATTTAAATATAGCTAATAAATATAATATGAAAATAGAACTTACTACTAGTGGATTTTATTTTGATGATGAAAGAATAAAATTAATACTCAATGCAAGTAATATTCATCAAGTAAATATTTCCTTAGCTGCTTTTTTATCTCAAAGTAAAATAAATATAAATGCTTATTTTAAACCTATTTTAGAATTTATTTTTTTGCATATTAAAAATAAAAAATCATCTTTTATTAATTTAAGGCTCTGGAATTTAGATAAAAATTTTGTACCACCTCTTGAAAACAATCAAATATATGAGTTTTTACAAGATATATTTTGCATAAAAATCCATACAAATTTAGAAAAAAATCGTTTAGCAAGACATATAATTTTAAATCAAGCAAGATTATTTAAATGGCCATCTTTGCAAGATAAAATTTTAAATGAAGTTGGAAGTTGTCATGCTTTGACTAAACAAATTGCTATTTTAAGCGACGGTACTTTGGTCCCTTGTTGTTTAGACGTTAAAGCAGATATAAATTTAGGAAATTGTTTTGAACAAAGTTTTGAAGAGCTTTTACATTCTTCTTTATATTTGGATTTAAAACACGGTTTTCAACAACGCATATTAAAGGCTGAGCTTTGTAAAAGATGTGAATTCTACAAAGCCCAAAAGTTTAATTTGTTATTTTAA
- a CDS encoding TrkH family potassium uptake protein, which yields MTKLSLDRKSIRILFIGYILVALFGTFILMLPIMHTKPISFLDAFFTSASAVSMTGLIVLNTSLDFSFYGQLVILLLIQIGGLGYMSIAMALYILVRKKMSFGEKNLLRESLIYPEADGLIGFLKKVLFFVFTIELLGALLLFLRFKLDMNLSEALWVSIFHSISAFNNAGFSIFESGLMPYRDDFWINFVITSLIIIGGLGYFVLLELYFFSKKRFASLSLHTKLVLISTVILIIFASLVVFLFEYHNSKSIGEFSLFDKTMSAYFTAVNYRTAGFNTLDLSTFKDASLFFGSLFMIVGGAPGGTAGGIKITTIAVLLIYAYWSIKDSNTRIFNFEIPTETINKAFIITVSSIVYIITCVLILSLIEDDKSFLPLLFETSSAFATVGVSVGDGGALSLSALFNSESKLLIILLMLSGRVGVLAFLFSIFFKEKEKYLNYPKGKIIL from the coding sequence ATGACAAAATTATCCTTAGATAGAAAAAGTATAAGAATTTTATTTATAGGTTACATCCTAGTTGCACTTTTTGGCACCTTTATTCTAATGCTTCCTATTATGCACACTAAGCCCATATCTTTTTTAGATGCATTTTTTACTAGTGCTTCAGCTGTAAGTATGACAGGACTTATTGTATTAAATACCTCACTAGATTTTAGCTTTTATGGACAACTTGTTATCTTATTGCTTATTCAAATAGGCGGCTTGGGTTATATGAGTATAGCTATGGCTTTATATATTTTAGTACGTAAAAAGATGAGTTTTGGAGAAAAAAACCTTTTAAGAGAATCCTTGATTTATCCTGAAGCTGATGGCCTTATAGGATTTTTAAAAAAGGTTTTATTTTTTGTATTTACTATTGAGCTTTTAGGTGCTCTATTGTTATTTTTAAGATTTAAGCTTGATATGAATTTAAGTGAAGCTCTATGGGTTAGTATTTTTCACTCTATTTCTGCTTTTAATAATGCAGGATTTAGTATATTTGAAAGCGGTCTAATGCCTTATAGAGATGATTTTTGGATTAATTTTGTTATCACCTCTTTGATTATCATTGGAGGTTTAGGGTATTTTGTATTATTAGAATTATACTTTTTTTCTAAAAAACGTTTTGCAAGCTTAAGTTTACACACAAAACTTGTTTTAATTTCTACTGTTATATTGATTATTTTTGCAAGCTTAGTAGTCTTTTTATTTGAATACCATAATTCAAAAAGCATAGGAGAATTTTCACTTTTTGATAAAACTATGAGTGCATATTTTACAGCAGTAAATTACCGAACAGCAGGGTTTAACACTCTTGATCTCAGTACCTTTAAAGATGCAAGCTTATTTTTTGGATCTTTGTTTATGATTGTAGGTGGTGCACCTGGTGGAACAGCTGGGGGCATTAAGATAACTACAATTGCTGTATTGCTAATCTATGCTTATTGGAGTATCAAAGATAGCAATACAAGGATTTTCAACTTTGAAATTCCTACAGAAACTATTAACAAAGCTTTTATTATAACAGTAAGTTCTATTGTATATATCATCACTTGTGTATTAATTTTATCCTTAATTGAAGATGATAAAAGCTTTTTACCCTTGCTTTTTGAAACAAGCTCGGCATTTGCTACAGTAGGAGTTTCAGTAGGCGATGGTGGGGCTTTATCGCTTAGTGCGCTTTTTAACTCTGAAAGTAAATTACTTATCATATTGTTAATGCTTAGTGGTAGAGTGGGTGTGCTTGCATTTTTATTTAGTATATTTTTTAAAGAAAAAGAAAAATATTTGAATTATCCAAAAGGAAAGATAATATTATGA
- a CDS encoding methyl-accepting chemotaxis protein, giving the protein MFFKATDDNNIEYQVTCSKTSDPSLRICNFSPNTIYTESANKTLIKQALVGIIAIILALIIIKFVINFSLSPLQKIQTGLNSFFDFINHKTKDSAMINVNTNDEFGAMALAINENITKTKNALEQDGLAVEQSVETAKEIESGNLTARITAIPANPQLIELKNVLNKMLSVLEAKVGSNMNEINRVFDSYKALDFTTEVKNAKGEVEVTTNVLGQEIVQMLRQSSEFANLLATESGKLQSAVRELTDSSSSQASSLEETAAALEEITSSMQNVSSKTSEVIAQSEEIKNVTSIIGDIADQINLLALNAAIEAARAGEHGRGFAVVADEVRNLAERTQKSLGEIEANTNILVQSINEMGESIKEQTTGITQINDAVAQIDHVTQENLKIAKDSSVISENVNQIAHDILEDAGKKKF; this is encoded by the coding sequence ATGTTTTTCAAAGCAACTGATGATAATAACATAGAATACCAAGTAACCTGTTCAAAGACTAGTGATCCTTCACTTAGAATTTGCAATTTTTCACCTAATACTATCTACACAGAATCTGCTAATAAAACGCTTATAAAACAAGCTTTAGTTGGAATTATCGCTATAATCTTAGCTTTAATCATTATCAAATTTGTTATAAACTTTAGTCTTTCCCCACTTCAAAAAATCCAAACCGGCCTAAACTCATTCTTTGACTTCATCAATCATAAAACAAAAGACTCTGCTATGATTAATGTTAATACTAATGATGAATTTGGTGCTATGGCTTTAGCTATTAATGAAAACATTACTAAAACTAAAAATGCTTTAGAACAAGATGGTCTAGCAGTAGAACAATCAGTTGAAACAGCTAAAGAAATAGAAAGTGGTAATCTAACAGCAAGAATTACTGCAATACCTGCTAATCCTCAATTAATAGAATTAAAAAATGTATTAAATAAAATGCTTAGTGTATTAGAAGCAAAAGTTGGTTCTAATATGAATGAAATCAATCGTGTATTTGATAGCTATAAAGCATTAGACTTTACTACTGAAGTTAAAAATGCTAAAGGTGAAGTAGAAGTAACTACTAATGTATTAGGACAAGAAATTGTTCAAATGTTAAGACAATCTTCTGAATTTGCTAATTTATTAGCAACAGAAAGTGGTAAATTACAAAGTGCTGTTAGAGAATTAACAGATTCATCTTCTAGTCAAGCTTCTTCTTTAGAAGAAACTGCAGCAGCTTTAGAAGAAATAACTTCTTCTATGCAAAATGTTTCATCTAAAACTAGTGAAGTAATAGCTCAAAGTGAAGAGATTAAAAATGTTACTTCTATCATAGGAGATATTGCTGATCAAATCAATCTATTAGCATTAAATGCTGCAATAGAAGCAGCTCGTGCTGGAGAACATGGACGTGGATTTGCTGTTGTTGCAGATGAAGTTAGAAATCTAGCTGAAAGAACTCAAAAGTCTTTAGGTGAAATTGAAGCTAATACTAATATCTTAGTTCAATCTATTAATGAAATGGGTGAAAGTATTAAAGAACAAACTACAGGTATTACTCAAATTAATGATGCTGTAGCTCAAATTGATCATGTAACTCAAGAGAATTTAAAAATAGCTAAAGATAGTTCAGTTATATCAGAGAATGTAAATCAAATAGCTCATGATATCTTAGAAGATGCAGGGAAGAAGAAGTTTTAA
- a CDS encoding putative metalloprotease CJM1_0395 family protein, with translation MQINSNFNNYFYSQYSQDNKKENQKDQLTLKDENTDENEEKNTQKINGKDLNQEEIRQVKELEKIDREVRAHEAAHQAVGGALAGSASFGYTRGPDNKMYAVEGEVPIRMQKGNTPEETIANAMQIIAAAMAPADPSPQDYKVAADAMQMQNDARIEQIKLKAEETKKKNEETSQERTSDSDIIKTYIQNTEDNSLGNNINKSF, from the coding sequence ATGCAGATTAATTCTAATTTTAACAATTATTTTTACTCACAATATTCGCAAGATAATAAAAAAGAAAATCAAAAAGATCAATTAACACTTAAAGATGAAAATACTGACGAAAATGAAGAAAAAAATACTCAAAAAATTAATGGCAAAGATTTAAATCAAGAAGAAATTAGACAAGTTAAAGAACTTGAAAAGATAGATAGAGAAGTTAGAGCGCACGAAGCTGCTCATCAAGCTGTAGGTGGTGCTTTAGCAGGATCAGCTAGTTTTGGTTACACCAGAGGCCCTGATAATAAAATGTATGCGGTTGAAGGAGAGGTACCTATTAGAATGCAAAAAGGTAATACTCCTGAAGAAACCATAGCCAACGCTATGCAAATTATAGCTGCTGCCATGGCACCAGCAGATCCTAGTCCACAAGATTATAAAGTTGCAGCCGATGCTATGCAAATGCAAAATGATGCACGTATTGAACAAATAAAATTAAAAGCCGAAGAAACAAAGAAAAAAAATGAAGAAACTTCTCAAGAAAGAACTTCAGATTCAGATATTATAAAAACTTATATACAAAACACCGAGGATAATTCTTTGGGAAATAATATAAATAAGAGTTTTTAA
- a CDS encoding potassium channel family protein encodes MKKETYGIIGLGKFGSVLAKELIDQGKRVIVSDIDEESVKELQDHADFAYILDSTHTIALKEAGYANADVVILSIGENLESSILTFMALKEIGVKNIIAKANSSTHGQILSKLGVNKVIYPEKESAKRLAKILITNPKFEIIDLSANTIKVAKLLVDENLAGKTLQSIGQNLKVIAHKQHDTWSIMPNLETTAYLNDILMLLGTQEELNQYEY; translated from the coding sequence ATGAAAAAAGAAACTTATGGTATTATAGGACTTGGAAAGTTTGGCTCAGTTTTAGCAAAAGAGCTTATTGATCAAGGTAAAAGAGTTATTGTTTCTGATATTGATGAAGAATCAGTTAAGGAATTACAAGATCATGCAGACTTCGCTTATATTTTAGATTCTACTCATACCATAGCCTTAAAAGAAGCAGGTTATGCAAATGCAGATGTTGTCATACTTAGTATAGGTGAAAATTTAGAATCAAGTATACTTACTTTCATGGCTTTAAAAGAAATAGGAGTAAAAAACATTATTGCCAAGGCAAACTCTTCTACACATGGGCAAATTCTTTCAAAACTTGGAGTTAATAAAGTCATCTATCCTGAAAAAGAATCAGCAAAGCGTTTGGCTAAAATTCTTATCACTAATCCAAAATTTGAAATCATAGATCTTTCAGCTAATACCATCAAAGTAGCAAAACTTTTAGTGGATGAAAACTTAGCAGGAAAAACTTTGCAATCTATTGGTCAAAACTTAAAAGTCATTGCGCACAAACAGCATGATACTTGGAGTATTATGCCAAATTTAGAAACCACTGCTTATCTGAATGATATATTAATGCTACTTGGCACCCAAGAAGAACTAAATCAATATGAATATTAA